The proteins below are encoded in one region of Aeromonas veronii:
- a CDS encoding alpha-amylase family protein, translated as MKQGKLRHGALLGAAMLLSACGSGGGSTETETQPPVVNPPSPPASARACYGTDLAACNLRIYQVMVESFVDGNGAANYGVGYGPSRHNGDLQGIIQSLDHIKSLNVNALWLTPVFDSCAGQGGDDRLDATGYFACDFFNVDPNFGTNAELKTLVDEAHKRGLYVLLDGVFGHVNTVGVSKPSPEGRLPALKSGGAGYPGQLVDYGKPESLAYFKEVARYWVEQYGIDGWRLDQAYQLGLDDWRAIRTEVEQASAARKAAGQQWGTLGYLVGEVWKGADEIRSEAYGPSDKPALPSAFDFPLRYGLVQALAVEESGKGGQGAGVLDASWNKVENYPSHAMPNLMLGNHDLVRFGDLLQRGNFDPAGYWLRHKAALSFLAARSGPITLYYGEEFGDEVPGFAKQVSGDCAAQGLCDDHVARSDGKVPGVTDFVPSSEQADLKAWLGQLLALRAAHPALYQGERVKLVADGSVYGDIKQTAAEQVVYLLNVSSTPQSYGVPVGKLRSGSALVDLQSGERLAIGGSSVTVELPPLSGRFLLLQ; from the coding sequence ATGAAACAGGGAAAGTTGCGCCATGGCGCCCTATTGGGGGCAGCCATGCTCCTCTCTGCATGCGGCAGTGGTGGCGGCAGCACAGAGACTGAGACCCAGCCGCCGGTGGTCAATCCACCTTCTCCTCCTGCCTCCGCCAGGGCTTGCTATGGCACGGATCTGGCCGCTTGCAACCTGCGGATCTACCAGGTGATGGTGGAGTCCTTCGTCGACGGGAATGGGGCTGCCAACTACGGGGTCGGCTATGGCCCCTCCCGGCACAACGGGGATCTGCAAGGGATCATCCAGAGCCTGGATCACATCAAGAGCCTCAACGTCAACGCTCTCTGGCTCACTCCGGTGTTTGACTCCTGCGCCGGTCAGGGCGGGGACGACAGGCTGGATGCCACCGGCTACTTCGCCTGCGACTTCTTCAACGTCGATCCCAATTTCGGCACCAATGCGGAGCTCAAGACCCTGGTGGACGAGGCCCACAAGCGGGGGCTCTATGTCCTGCTCGATGGGGTGTTCGGCCACGTCAACACAGTCGGGGTGAGCAAGCCTTCCCCCGAGGGACGTCTGCCTGCCCTCAAGAGCGGCGGCGCCGGGTATCCGGGCCAGCTGGTGGATTACGGCAAGCCAGAGAGCCTCGCCTACTTCAAGGAAGTTGCTCGCTATTGGGTCGAGCAGTACGGCATCGATGGCTGGCGCCTGGATCAGGCCTATCAGCTCGGGCTGGACGACTGGCGCGCCATTCGCACCGAGGTGGAGCAGGCGAGCGCGGCTCGCAAGGCCGCAGGTCAGCAGTGGGGCACCCTGGGCTACCTGGTGGGGGAGGTGTGGAAGGGGGCGGACGAGATCCGAAGTGAAGCCTATGGCCCGAGCGACAAGCCGGCACTCCCCTCGGCGTTCGACTTCCCCCTGCGTTACGGCCTGGTGCAGGCCCTGGCGGTGGAAGAGTCCGGCAAGGGCGGGCAGGGGGCTGGTGTGCTCGATGCCAGCTGGAACAAGGTGGAGAACTACCCCAGCCACGCCATGCCGAACCTGATGCTGGGCAACCACGATCTGGTGCGCTTCGGTGACCTGCTCCAGCGTGGCAACTTCGATCCGGCGGGCTACTGGCTGCGCCACAAGGCGGCCCTGAGCTTCCTCGCGGCCCGCTCCGGTCCCATCACCCTCTACTACGGGGAGGAGTTTGGTGACGAGGTGCCGGGCTTTGCCAAGCAGGTGAGCGGCGACTGCGCGGCCCAAGGGCTGTGCGATGATCACGTGGCTCGCAGCGACGGCAAGGTGCCGGGCGTCACCGATTTCGTGCCGAGCAGCGAACAGGCGGATCTCAAGGCCTGGCTCGGCCAGCTGCTGGCCCTGCGCGCCGCTCACCCCGCCCTCTATCAGGGGGAGCGGGTCAAGCTGGTGGCCGATGGCAGCGTCTACGGGGACATCAAGCAGACGGCAGCCGAGCAAGTCGTCTACCTGCTCAACGTCTCCAGCACGCCTCAGAGCTATGGGGTGCCGGTCGGCAAGCTGCGCAGCGGCAGTGCCCTGGTGGATCTGCAAAGCGGCGAGCGGCTGGCCATCGGAGGCAGCAGCGTGACCGTCGAGCTGCCGCCGCTCAGCGGACGCTTCCTGTTGCTGCAATAG
- a CDS encoding DUF2442 domain-containing protein — protein sequence MPVFLDVEYLQGWCLFVVLSDGTTGALDLTPWREQPLFATLDTERRCARVFINDRHQLAWPGGCVLAAHEVYHLITPIDEREAFNSRNLH from the coding sequence ATGCCGGTCTTTCTGGATGTGGAGTATCTGCAGGGATGGTGTCTGTTTGTGGTGCTTTCGGACGGAACCACGGGGGCGCTGGACTTGACCCCCTGGCGTGAGCAACCCCTGTTTGCCACCCTGGACACGGAACGACGTTGTGCCCGGGTCTTCATCAATGATCGCCATCAGCTGGCCTGGCCGGGAGGCTGCGTGCTGGCCGCTCACGAGGTCTATCACCTCATCACCCCCATCGACGAGCGCGAGGCGTTCAACAGCCGTAACCTGCACTGA
- a CDS encoding LTA synthase family protein: MTKIRNWLGPFWPIAVFSVIALFALSASRIGLGLWQQERVEAVNGWSQMLLQGLRVDFATLCWVWGVPAVFTLLLAGPHALGRAWMQLIRLWLTLGLWLMLFLEISTPSFVTEYGVRPNRLYIEYLIYPKEVLAMLWAGRKGELLLALVFSTGVLAGGWWLGGRLIRNLSFPRWYLRPAFALLILAIGFLGARSSLGHRALNPAMVAFASDPLINALVVNSSYSLFFAIKQMGAEENASEFYGELPQQRILALVREESGRPSQDFNSETLPSQSFNEASHTGKPKNLVILLQESLGAQFVGSLGGLPLTPNIDALSKEGWAFNQLYATGTRSVRGIEAVLTGFTPTPAQAVVKLGKSQTNFFTIADLLRQRGYSTSFIYGGESHFDNMRSFFLGNGFSHIVEQKDFKNPVFEGSWGASDEDLMAKADETFRALSKEGKPFFSLVFSSSNHDPFEFPDGRIDLYEQPKQTRNNAAKYADYAIGEFFKKARASDYWKDTLFLVIADHDSRVGGASLVPIPRFHIPGVIVGEGITPRQDPRIVSQIDMAPTLLSLMGISADYPMLGKDLTQIPADWPGRALMQYDKNFALMRGNDVVILQPERAPEGYEYDPASQRLTPAAQPDAMKEAALGLVLWGSLAYQQGLYRTAPDSRLVLN, translated from the coding sequence ATGACAAAGATAAGGAATTGGCTGGGCCCATTTTGGCCCATTGCCGTGTTTTCAGTGATCGCGCTATTTGCCCTCTCCGCGAGCCGGATAGGGCTCGGGCTCTGGCAACAGGAGCGGGTTGAGGCGGTCAACGGCTGGTCTCAGATGTTGCTGCAAGGCCTGAGGGTCGACTTCGCCACCCTGTGCTGGGTATGGGGCGTCCCCGCCGTCTTTACCCTGCTGCTGGCCGGTCCCCATGCCCTCGGCCGAGCCTGGATGCAGCTGATCCGGCTCTGGCTGACCCTGGGGCTCTGGCTGATGCTGTTCCTCGAGATCTCCACCCCTTCTTTCGTCACCGAGTACGGAGTGCGCCCCAATCGCCTCTACATCGAATACCTCATTTATCCGAAAGAGGTGCTGGCCATGCTGTGGGCCGGCCGCAAGGGGGAGCTGCTGCTGGCCCTGGTGTTCAGCACGGGCGTGCTGGCTGGTGGCTGGTGGCTCGGGGGTCGCCTGATCCGCAACCTCAGCTTCCCGCGCTGGTATCTGCGGCCCGCCTTTGCCCTGCTGATCCTGGCCATCGGCTTCCTCGGTGCCCGCTCCAGCCTGGGTCACCGCGCCCTCAACCCGGCCATGGTGGCCTTCGCCAGCGATCCTCTGATCAACGCCCTGGTGGTCAACTCCTCCTACTCCCTGTTCTTCGCCATCAAGCAGATGGGGGCCGAGGAGAACGCCAGCGAGTTCTACGGCGAGCTGCCCCAGCAGCGGATCCTGGCGCTGGTGCGCGAGGAGAGCGGGCGCCCGAGCCAGGACTTCAACTCCGAAACCCTGCCGAGCCAGAGCTTCAACGAGGCCAGCCATACCGGCAAGCCGAAGAATCTGGTGATCCTGCTGCAGGAGAGCCTGGGGGCCCAGTTCGTCGGCTCCCTCGGCGGCCTGCCGCTGACCCCCAACATCGATGCCCTGTCGAAGGAGGGTTGGGCCTTCAACCAGCTCTACGCCACCGGCACCCGTTCAGTGCGCGGCATAGAGGCCGTGCTGACCGGTTTCACGCCAACTCCGGCCCAGGCCGTGGTCAAGCTCGGCAAGAGCCAGACCAACTTCTTCACCATCGCCGATCTGCTGCGGCAGCGGGGCTACAGCACCAGTTTCATCTATGGCGGCGAGAGCCACTTCGACAATATGCGCAGCTTCTTCCTCGGCAACGGCTTCAGCCACATCGTCGAGCAGAAGGACTTCAAGAACCCGGTGTTCGAAGGCTCATGGGGCGCCTCTGACGAGGATCTGATGGCCAAGGCGGACGAGACCTTCCGGGCTCTCAGCAAGGAGGGCAAGCCCTTCTTCAGCCTGGTGTTCAGCTCCAGCAACCACGATCCGTTCGAGTTCCCGGATGGCCGGATCGACCTCTATGAGCAGCCCAAGCAGACCCGCAACAACGCCGCCAAGTATGCGGACTATGCCATCGGCGAGTTCTTCAAGAAAGCCAGAGCATCGGATTACTGGAAGGACACCCTGTTCCTGGTCATCGCCGATCACGACAGCCGGGTCGGCGGTGCCAGCCTGGTGCCCATTCCCCGCTTCCACATCCCCGGGGTCATCGTCGGCGAGGGCATCACCCCGCGCCAGGATCCGCGCATCGTGAGCCAGATAGACATGGCGCCGACCCTGCTCTCCCTGATGGGGATAAGCGCCGACTACCCCATGCTGGGCAAGGATCTGACCCAGATACCGGCAGACTGGCCGGGGCGCGCCCTCATGCAGTACGACAAGAACTTCGCCCTGATGAGGGGCAACGACGTGGTGATCCTGCAACCGGAACGGGCGCCCGAGGGGTATGAATATGACCCGGCCAGCCAGCGGCTCACTCCGGCTGCGCAACCGGATGCCATGAAGGAGGCGGCGCTGGGACTGGTGCTCTGGGGCAGCCTGGCCTATCAGCAGGGGCTCTACCGGACCGCGCCTGACAGTCGCCTTGTGCTGAACTGA
- a CDS encoding Lrp/AsnC family transcriptional regulator, with product MRNLDQLDLDILAHLFRDAGMTNKDLAALVGVAPSTCLERVRKLQQDGVLKGAHCEVDYQALGGHIQAMVSLQLARHSRQIIDAFRDAILALPEVISLFHMGGKDDFLVHLCVADTEHLRNFVFDHFTAREEVVHLETSLVFEHKFSRSLPCFSPS from the coding sequence ATGAGAAACCTGGATCAACTGGACTTGGACATCCTGGCCCACCTGTTTCGCGATGCGGGCATGACCAACAAGGACCTGGCCGCCCTGGTCGGCGTGGCGCCCTCCACCTGCCTGGAGCGGGTGCGCAAACTGCAACAGGACGGGGTGCTCAAGGGGGCGCACTGCGAGGTGGACTATCAGGCGCTGGGCGGTCATATCCAGGCCATGGTTTCCCTGCAACTGGCCCGCCACAGCCGGCAGATCATCGACGCCTTCCGTGACGCCATCCTGGCCCTGCCCGAGGTGATCAGCCTGTTCCACATGGGGGGCAAGGACGACTTCCTGGTGCATCTGTGCGTCGCCGATACCGAGCACCTGCGCAACTTCGTGTTCGATCACTTCACCGCCCGGGAAGAGGTGGTGCATCTGGAGACGTCCCTGGTGTTCGAGCACAAGTTCAGCCGTTCACTCCCCTGCTTCTCCCCCTCCTGA